A genomic region of Cyanobacteria bacterium FACHB-DQ100 contains the following coding sequences:
- a CDS encoding polysaccharide biosynthesis tyrosine autokinase, with the protein MVPPIVKRYLLAVNRYKWVIPASVVAGLSAGGIVAVQPDPPIDFLGEARLVANAPPITFSTIGSQVRQPVETFTKDTLLTPAVIEGVAKEVGIKPDRLEKAATIQIKGGGDPKDPNAAKAEIQLTYKDGDQKRVGDVMALLASRLIEQSRLNNSARLRAIISAIEQRLPSVRQDLAKAESILMRYDRTEGPQLFAAQDGNIIKSIASSQQQQQQLRLQLDGINAQINSIQRKLGLDPNQAYVSSALSADPIIASLRAQLQQIESQMTVLLKDLRPEHPQVVTLQKQQQAYEEEIRKRAAEVVGGNGQVTPFVANVRQDSNLDPARQQLANTLVNLKTQQESLQQQVASSLRSEQALRQQFSTIPNKQLERTRLEDQVKRQKSLYDQMQQKLVDAKAAEVEIVSSLGVAQAPSVAPASVKAPKSIPITLAVGAIVGLVAGAGVIFLLDMLEGTVYTDEDLREVIRQRDVAILGILPQVKSFIPGQSPILVKPNSPYAEYYERFRSNLRLTETKDLRVIMTISTIENEGKTVTAYNLAIASARAGKRTLLVEADLRSPSAAHQVNLTPDPDSQLEPLRYFGDISDCIRLAPDVENLYVVTSPGPQASAASLLESSELRRLLEDARGRFDLVILDSPPLSQCNDALLLEPLTDGMVLVTRPGVTQQSLLEEAIDQLTETANLRLLGAVVNGVEVQLPRAVEDALMNDAKEWLFTSSAPETVVMSDRN; encoded by the coding sequence ATGGTTCCACCGATCGTCAAACGGTATTTACTTGCCGTAAATCGCTATAAATGGGTGATTCCTGCCAGTGTGGTTGCGGGTCTAAGTGCGGGCGGAATCGTTGCCGTTCAGCCCGATCCGCCGATCGATTTCTTGGGCGAGGCTCGACTCGTGGCAAACGCACCGCCTATTACTTTTTCGACGATCGGCTCCCAGGTGCGTCAACCCGTCGAAACCTTTACAAAAGACACTTTATTAACGCCAGCAGTGATCGAAGGAGTCGCGAAAGAGGTCGGCATCAAGCCCGATCGGTTGGAAAAAGCAGCGACGATTCAGATCAAAGGGGGTGGTGATCCAAAAGATCCAAATGCGGCAAAAGCAGAAATTCAGCTCACCTACAAAGATGGGGACCAAAAGCGGGTCGGCGACGTGATGGCGCTGCTCGCTAGTCGATTGATTGAGCAGAGCCGATTGAACAATTCAGCTCGACTCAGAGCAATTATCAGCGCGATCGAACAGCGATTGCCCAGTGTCCGGCAAGATCTAGCAAAAGCTGAGAGCATCTTGATGCGATACGATCGCACCGAAGGGCCGCAACTCTTTGCCGCTCAAGATGGCAACATCATTAAGTCGATCGCCAGCAGCCAGCAACAACAGCAACAACTGAGACTCCAGCTAGACGGCATTAACGCCCAAATTAACAGCATTCAGCGAAAATTAGGACTTGATCCAAACCAAGCTTATGTATCTTCCGCACTGAGCGCTGATCCGATCATTGCAAGTTTACGCGCTCAGCTTCAGCAAATCGAGTCGCAAATGACGGTCTTACTCAAAGATTTGCGCCCTGAGCATCCTCAAGTAGTCACGCTCCAAAAACAACAGCAAGCCTACGAAGAAGAAATCCGCAAGCGAGCCGCAGAAGTGGTTGGCGGTAATGGTCAGGTCACTCCGTTTGTCGCCAACGTGCGCCAAGATAGCAATCTTGATCCAGCCAGACAGCAACTGGCAAATACGCTGGTCAATCTCAAAACTCAGCAGGAATCGCTACAGCAGCAGGTTGCATCGAGTCTGCGATCGGAGCAAGCGCTGCGACAACAGTTTTCCACCATTCCCAACAAGCAGCTAGAGCGCACCAGGCTGGAAGATCAAGTCAAACGCCAAAAGAGTCTCTATGACCAGATGCAGCAGAAGCTAGTTGATGCGAAAGCAGCCGAGGTCGAAATCGTCAGTAGCTTGGGTGTGGCGCAAGCGCCGTCTGTCGCTCCTGCAAGTGTAAAAGCACCGAAAAGCATTCCGATTACGCTGGCAGTCGGTGCGATCGTTGGGTTAGTTGCGGGAGCAGGGGTGATCTTCTTGCTCGATATGCTTGAGGGCACAGTCTACACGGATGAAGATTTGCGCGAGGTAATTCGGCAGCGCGATGTGGCAATTTTAGGCATTCTGCCGCAAGTCAAATCTTTTATTCCGGGACAGTCTCCAATTTTAGTGAAGCCCAATTCGCCTTATGCAGAATATTACGAGCGGTTCCGCAGCAATCTTCGACTAACTGAAACCAAAGATCTGCGCGTCATCATGACCATCAGCACGATCGAGAATGAAGGAAAGACAGTCACGGCGTATAACTTAGCGATCGCTTCGGCACGGGCAGGAAAGCGGACATTGCTCGTTGAAGCGGATTTGCGATCGCCTTCTGCGGCTCACCAAGTGAATCTCACGCCTGATCCCGATAGCCAGCTAGAGCCGCTGCGGTATTTTGGCGACATCAGCGATTGTATTCGCCTCGCTCCCGATGTCGAAAACCTGTATGTTGTGACCAGTCCGGGGCCGCAAGCGTCTGCCGCATCGTTATTAGAATCCAGCGAACTCCGTCGTTTACTCGAAGATGCAAGGGGGCGATTTGACCTGGTAATTTTAGATTCGCCACCCTTGAGCCAATGTAATGATGCGCTTTTGCTAGAGCCATTGACCGATGGCATGGTGTTGGTGACTCGTCCCGGTGTGACGCAACAAAGCTTACTCGAAGAAGCGATCGACCAACTGACTGAAACCGCGAATTTACGCTTACTTGGTGCAGTGGTGAATGGCGTTGAGGTGCAATTACCTCGTGCCGTGGAGGACGCTTTGATGAATGATGCCAAAGAGTGGCTGTTTACTTCATCTGCGCCGGAAACAGTGGTAATGAGCGATCGCAATTGA
- a CDS encoding polysaccharide export protein translates to MTGVYSVTPALSIWLSARSAVASDLAVPVQPSAPLPTRPSPLEIIEQARQKLRESAMPSVPNVQAPNAQAPVVPPVKTFSLYRLGAGDTVSVQVQRFTDLNFQATIDQEGNITAPLLGKVPLQGLTIAQAQERIREGVNRFVINPVVFVALTNQRPVLVTVTGEIARPGLYTLTLPRASAALLLAGGATGQADLRSVQVKRLLSDGSVLEEKLDLVTPLQDGAALPDLKLQDGDVVVIPKLAEQDQTYDRTLMARSTLAKPQINIRLLSYANNGLGTLTLPNGSTFLDALTAARPGPDTANLRRVALIRFDPVQKKAVTREIDARSILSGNMAQNVALEDNDVIVLGRNLVGRITYALNTFTQPFRDVLGFLLFFRELRNGADTLFGPTGVNGDR, encoded by the coding sequence ATGACGGGTGTATACTCTGTTACTCCTGCTCTGTCAATTTGGCTGAGCGCCCGAAGCGCGGTTGCGTCTGATCTCGCTGTGCCTGTTCAACCCTCTGCTCCTTTGCCGACACGCCCATCCCCGCTTGAAATCATTGAGCAGGCGCGGCAAAAACTTCGAGAATCGGCAATGCCCTCTGTTCCGAACGTACAAGCTCCGAATGCACAAGCGCCAGTCGTTCCGCCTGTCAAAACGTTTAGTCTTTACCGTTTGGGGGCGGGCGATACCGTTTCTGTGCAGGTGCAGCGATTTACCGACCTGAATTTTCAAGCGACGATCGACCAAGAGGGCAATATTACCGCCCCATTGCTCGGTAAAGTGCCGCTGCAAGGGTTGACGATCGCTCAAGCTCAAGAACGCATCCGGGAAGGGGTGAATCGTTTTGTGATTAATCCGGTTGTCTTTGTGGCACTCACCAATCAACGCCCCGTTCTCGTCACCGTAACAGGCGAGATTGCGCGTCCGGGTCTTTATACGCTTACCCTACCGCGTGCGTCCGCCGCTTTATTACTTGCAGGCGGCGCGACTGGACAGGCAGATTTACGATCGGTACAGGTCAAACGGCTTTTATCCGATGGATCGGTTCTCGAAGAGAAGCTAGATTTAGTCACTCCTTTACAAGACGGAGCGGCGCTACCGGATTTGAAGCTACAGGACGGCGATGTTGTGGTCATCCCCAAGCTTGCAGAACAGGATCAGACCTACGATCGCACCCTGATGGCACGATCAACGTTAGCCAAACCGCAAATCAACATCCGGCTATTGAGCTACGCGAACAATGGTCTCGGAACGCTAACGCTGCCCAACGGCAGCACTTTTCTAGATGCCCTCACTGCCGCAAGACCGGGGCCGGACACCGCAAATCTACGTCGAGTAGCGCTGATTCGGTTTGATCCGGTTCAGAAAAAAGCAGTGACTCGCGAGATTGATGCTCGCAGCATTCTGAGCGGCAATATGGCTCAAAACGTTGCCCTCGAAGATAATGACGTGATTGTTCTCGGGCGCAACCTCGTTGGCAGAATCACTTATGCGCTCAATACCTTTACCCAGCCGTTCCGCGACGTTTTAGGCTTCTTGCTCTTTTTCCGGGAGCTGAGAAACGGTGCCGATACGCTGTTTGGCCCAACTGGGGTCAACGGGGATCGATAA
- a CDS encoding cyanoexosortase B system-associated protein: protein MLSSLSKSLRLNLPKVVLLLMLSGFVGVGALPGYLSNGQWRWTAPPPVAVLDNLKALKKVGIEFPGWQTIAKQATEIGEHKWMRQEIQDATQTIATVLFLPQTKSIAQPQVEWTDLDGFQRWKTDSHRPIQTHSITVEFLRAWTPRQTYAVMRWYAWEDGGHPAPIQWFIRDRLAQWQNQRAAWVAVSVILPIEPLEDIEPHRSKLESLVQTVQSTLTNQILRSNRSI from the coding sequence ATGCTGTCTTCTTTGTCTAAATCGCTCCGGCTCAATCTGCCAAAAGTTGTTTTGCTGCTGATGTTGAGCGGATTTGTTGGTGTAGGCGCATTACCTGGATATCTCTCAAATGGGCAATGGCGCTGGACAGCCCCACCCCCGGTTGCCGTACTCGACAACTTGAAAGCGCTGAAAAAAGTCGGCATCGAGTTTCCAGGCTGGCAAACGATCGCCAAACAAGCGACCGAAATCGGTGAACACAAGTGGATGCGCCAGGAAATTCAGGACGCAACCCAAACGATCGCAACCGTTCTATTTCTGCCACAGACGAAATCGATCGCGCAGCCGCAAGTCGAATGGACAGATCTCGACGGCTTCCAACGCTGGAAAACCGATTCCCATCGCCCAATCCAAACCCATTCGATCACCGTTGAATTTCTGCGGGCGTGGACACCGAGACAAACCTATGCCGTCATGCGTTGGTATGCCTGGGAAGACGGTGGACACCCAGCTCCGATTCAGTGGTTTATCCGCGATCGTCTCGCCCAATGGCAGAACCAGAGAGCGGCTTGGGTGGCAGTCAGCGTGATATTACCGATCGAGCCGCTCGAAGACATCGAACCCCATCGCAGCAAGCTCGAATCGCTGGTACAAACCGTACAATCCACCTTGACGAATCAGATTTTGCGCTCAAACCGATCAATTTAG
- the crtB gene encoding cyanoexosortase B: MQIRRLSFLDRYWSDIVLLGLIAALYAPLLVHWYDGWIRKSISTEHEYFSHGVIGLPFAANIAWYNRKRWIRLADEVGSARLVGLGLLLVAGLFYLSGLPEPVNLSFPILLTGVCLWLKGVSGLRLQAFALLLVFLATPNEIPYLLAPYTMPLQSFIAGTAGFILNQFGMAVRVENIYLFVNNRLVEVAPYCAGLKMLFTSLYVGLMLLYWTNNLRSRSFCITFMIGTVLISVTANIIRNTLLTFFHGTGQESAFHFLHDGWGGDVYSAAMLGLLIVLSNQMEKFFAPSSPES; the protein is encoded by the coding sequence ATGCAAATTCGGCGCTTGTCATTTCTCGATCGCTACTGGAGCGATATTGTCCTGTTGGGATTAATTGCGGCGTTATATGCTCCGTTGCTGGTTCATTGGTATGACGGCTGGATCAGAAAATCAATCAGCACCGAACACGAATACTTCAGTCATGGTGTAATCGGCCTGCCGTTTGCCGCCAATATTGCTTGGTATAACCGCAAGCGCTGGATACGGCTTGCGGATGAAGTGGGATCAGCTAGGCTTGTCGGTCTTGGATTATTGCTGGTCGCAGGATTGTTTTATCTCAGTGGGCTGCCTGAGCCGGTTAATTTGTCGTTTCCAATTCTGCTAACTGGCGTTTGCCTCTGGCTCAAAGGAGTGTCTGGCTTAAGATTGCAGGCTTTCGCCCTCCTGCTTGTTTTTCTCGCAACGCCGAACGAGATTCCTTACCTACTTGCCCCCTACACAATGCCGCTTCAGAGCTTTATCGCAGGGACAGCAGGATTTATCTTGAATCAGTTCGGTATGGCTGTGCGAGTAGAAAATATTTATCTGTTCGTAAACAATCGTCTCGTCGAAGTTGCACCTTATTGTGCCGGATTAAAGATGCTGTTCACTAGCTTATATGTGGGGCTGATGCTGCTGTATTGGACAAACAATCTTCGATCGCGTTCTTTCTGTATTACTTTCATGATTGGAACTGTTCTCATCAGCGTCACCGCTAACATTATCCGCAATACATTGCTGACGTTCTTCCACGGCACAGGACAAGAATCAGCGTTTCATTTCCTGCATGACGGTTGGGGTGGAGATGTCTACTCTGCGGCAATGCTGGGCTTACTAATAGTGCTGTCAAACCAGATGGAAAAGTTTTTCGCACCATCCAGCCCCGAATCCTGA
- a CDS encoding DegT/DnrJ/EryC1/StrS aminotransferase family protein: protein MQSISPTIPFVDLTLQHQPIQSQIEQAIHTVLERGDYIVGQAVKEFEQAFAKACRVAHGIGVACGTDAIALGLQACGIRQGDEVLLPANTFVATLIGVLRCGATPVLVDCDPRTALIDLAAAERAVTPRTRAIVPVHLYGQMVSPSRLRDLADTYELVIFEDAAQAHLAECEGVRAGSIGLAAAFSFYPSKNLGALGDGGMVVTKDEAIATKVRSLRNYGAPRKYFHTDFGTNSRLDSIQAAVLNVKLPYLQHWNRDRFQIAEQYNALLYPLHSRGLVPIQNQSGKGHVYHLYVLRVLQSEAGLIDRTALQERLELRGVQAGIHYPLPCHLQPAFKHLGYREGDFPVSERLCQEILSLPMYPGLTEAQVIQVVGTIEESLAAPNVVQISA from the coding sequence ATGCAGAGCATCTCTCCTACCATTCCATTCGTCGATCTCACGCTTCAACACCAACCGATCCAGTCTCAAATCGAACAAGCCATTCATACAGTGCTTGAGCGAGGAGACTACATTGTGGGACAAGCGGTAAAAGAATTTGAGCAGGCGTTTGCAAAAGCTTGCCGAGTCGCGCATGGGATTGGAGTTGCCTGTGGCACCGATGCGATCGCGTTGGGACTGCAAGCCTGTGGCATCCGACAGGGCGATGAGGTGCTTCTGCCTGCGAATACCTTTGTCGCGACGCTGATCGGAGTGTTGCGCTGTGGGGCGACACCCGTTCTGGTCGATTGCGATCCAAGAACGGCGCTGATCGATTTAGCTGCGGCAGAGCGAGCCGTTACACCTCGGACTAGAGCGATCGTTCCTGTTCACCTTTATGGGCAGATGGTCTCCCCCAGTCGGTTAAGAGATTTAGCCGATACCTACGAATTAGTGATTTTTGAAGATGCGGCACAGGCACATTTGGCAGAATGCGAGGGGGTTCGAGCTGGATCGATCGGGCTTGCGGCTGCCTTTAGCTTTTATCCCAGCAAGAATTTAGGCGCATTGGGCGACGGCGGCATGGTCGTCACAAAAGACGAAGCGATCGCGACAAAGGTACGATCGCTGAGAAACTATGGCGCTCCCCGCAAGTATTTTCATACAGACTTTGGCACGAACAGCCGTTTAGACTCGATTCAAGCTGCGGTTTTGAACGTAAAGCTGCCTTATCTCCAGCATTGGAACCGCGATCGATTTCAGATTGCGGAACAATATAACGCGCTGCTCTATCCCCTGCATTCACGCGGACTGGTTCCGATCCAAAACCAGAGCGGTAAAGGTCATGTATATCACCTCTATGTCCTGCGCGTGTTGCAGTCGGAAGCGGGATTGATCGATCGCACGGCTCTACAAGAGCGCCTTGAGCTTCGAGGCGTTCAGGCTGGAATTCACTATCCCTTGCCCTGTCATTTGCAGCCTGCATTCAAACACTTGGGCTATCGAGAAGGAGATTTCCCGGTTTCTGAAAGGTTATGTCAAGAAATCCTTTCGCTACCGATGTATCCCGGCCTAACCGAAGCGCAAGTGATCCAAGTCGTCGGCACGATCGAAGAGAGCCTCGCGGCTCCCAATGTTGTTCAGATTTCAGCTTAA
- a CDS encoding DUF3611 family protein, translating into MHPTTQPPTIEDNDHKLRQIGKVLRLIGWLGVITQLGLAIVAAVLLLFAIAGRSFNQAAANFIAPGAPVDNFGSVTTPGLGIGIFWAVCGIATLLFTAFLAFRHTLFARRLRHPSTERHPKKSDVMQVLRLGIIAGFLGMAFTILGSGTTLGVLLSKAISQPQGVAIYDPARIIRPLDVFVAMSNIIGVTAHFLGTIASVATVNWLHRQ; encoded by the coding sequence ATGCACCCCACCACACAACCCCCTACGATCGAGGACAATGATCATAAGTTAAGGCAGATTGGTAAAGTCCTACGCTTAATTGGATGGCTCGGCGTGATCACGCAGCTTGGATTGGCGATCGTCGCCGCAGTTCTGCTGCTATTTGCGATCGCAGGACGAAGTTTTAATCAAGCCGCAGCGAATTTTATCGCTCCGGGCGCACCCGTTGATAACTTCGGCAGCGTCACGACACCAGGACTCGGAATCGGCATCTTCTGGGCAGTCTGCGGCATTGCCACGTTACTATTCACGGCTTTTCTGGCGTTTCGGCACACTTTATTTGCGCGGCGACTTCGCCATCCGAGCACAGAGCGCCATCCCAAAAAAAGCGACGTGATGCAAGTGCTACGACTTGGCATCATCGCTGGATTTCTCGGCATGGCGTTCACCATCTTAGGCAGCGGCACAACTTTAGGAGTCCTGCTGTCGAAAGCAATTTCCCAACCCCAAGGAGTCGCCATCTATGACCCCGCCCGGATTATTCGTCCACTAGATGTCTTTGTGGCGATGTCAAACATCATCGGAGTTACGGCGCACTTTCTGGGCACGATCGCCTCAGTTGCAACCGTCAATTGGCTGCATCGCCAGTAG